TTTGGTCTATCTTGATTGGAGTTTGGATAGCTTGGAGCCGGGGCTACAAAACTTTCTTTATGGGGTCATATTCCCAAGTAGCCATTCATCTCCTTCAGAATAGATGTTCTACCCATCACACCAGCTCTAGTATTGTGCAAAACATTAAAGAAGTCATCCAAAATGGAGGAAACATTAACTGGTCTCACATTTTGCGAGAAGCAAATCAAGTAACAAATAGGTTGGCTAATTTTGGTCTATCTTAAAGATGATCAGGTTCATCTGTTTGAATCTATTCCTACTTTCATTTTGAATGCCATTATGGCCAGTGTAAACTCTATCGTGTTCCGTGGGGGGTTCTAGTTTTTGTTGGGTGTTTTGCCCggttattcaccaaaaaaaataaaaattctaggcATAAAGACTAAAAGATTGTACAggcaatatataataaaatcttaagccaacaaataaaaataattgtttaaattattgttaaattaaGAACTCAGCTGAACTGAAACCAGCTACCTGTTTTGTTTATCAGTCTTCAACCGAAAGATACCAAAGACATCAGTTTGATGGAACAAGTTCACATCCCCATTCTTCTTTCCTAACAAGAGTTTATTTCCCcttccatttgatttttgttttgtttttatccttttttttttgggagggGGTGGGGGgtgtttttttcttgattttacaAGAATGCTAACGACATTCTCTTTGCCATTCTTCTTTTAACACTTCTAtgattagttaaatttttttgataaatcacCACTCTCAttccacttggtttttcaacAAATGGAATCAATGAATCTTACAATGCATGACTACTACACGCCTACACTTGAAAGTCACCCTCGTATGATTACATGTAGCAATACACATTTCTCACCAAGTCatagaaaaaaaaggcaaattacAAAATGCGGGAAAATGAGATAAATTAAACGCAAAAATATGAGAAAACTTCCTAATTTAccacttgaaaaaaaatttgaagagcTTGTTTCATggctttaagaaaaaaaactctattCTTTAATTGTCCAGCTACAAATTCTGCAATAATATTACAGTTTTTATAAGCACTTTTACTTTTACAATAACAATATTCGTTTTCGATTCACAATTCAGTTTTTTTGTCATATTTGTCTGtgattcttcaattttttttaggctTTTCCTCTATTAATAACTTTGGAAATCCCATATATATTATGACTTAAATaagatcatttttttctttatgtccAATTCTCTCAAAACCAGAGGaaactcttatattttttttatacaatcttgtatttttttttatcttcttgtaTATTCTTGGGATAATTTGTTGGTTGTGCAAACCAAATAGAATCATGGCTGAGTTACACCAAGTTTGAAATcaaatagatttattttttgtcccATAATTCCCCACTACTATACATAAAATGATACATCTTATTTGTGTCGTCCCTCGTCAGTGCTTATGGTGTCATTATCACCTTTAATTCTACATCGCCACTCTAGCTACCCCATTGTTACCGATAAGCCATTACTCACATCACTATAATCTATAGCACTGAACTACTTGTTTCACATTCATTATTGCTTTTACCGAATCCAATTCTTATCCAAGCACTTCCATTCTCTTAAATGTAGAGGTAAATTTCTATGAAACATGGACATTCCACAAAACCTTGTCGAATGATATGGTACCTAATGCAACCAGCAACTATCTTGATACAAATTCAAATGAATGTCGCAACTCCAAGCTCTTTTATCAGTGAAAACAATCAAATGTGCCTTTCTGCTTTATTCCAAATTAGTCACCTGGAATTCTGGATCTATTACAGAATCATAAGATTCAAAATATATgaacaatattttctttaaactttACACGTTTTTCCTCATCAAGGGCACTCTGGAATCAAGCATGCCAGGACATCCAGAAAGGAGCTTCAAATAATCATTATTGAATGCTACTGTCAGCAAGACTGACCAAGCAGCTGCAGAGGAAGCTGTTGCATGACGACcattgaatatataattttgttttgttggctgATTCCAGTGCGAAGTTGTGTCCAACTGTTAGCAAAGATATACTAGCAACCAAATACCGATAGAAATTGTATTAGCAGCTTTGGTATGCACTTATGGAGTTtaggccaaacctttgcaacCAACTCTTACATCCTTGGTAGCAGTGACAGAAAGCAcctgcaacatatatatatatatatatatatatatatatatatatatatatatatatatatatataaaatttactttaatgaTAGATAAATGTAAGTCAAAAAACCCCTTGAGTGAAAAGGCAAGCTATGAAGCAAGGGTTTTTTGTGCTAGTGCCAAAAGTAAGCAAAACTTAATACTGCAAATTTCACTTAGAATAGAACTTTATTCCATACAAACttcttaaggaaaaaaaaaactaaaaattaaaactgcAATTTGGTCAACTAAGTTCCAATACCATGTCATGGCCATTTCATCTAAAAGCTTAAGCAACTAAGAAATACCTAAACAATGGGTTTGATCTTCTTAGCTTCTACCAGACCTTTGGAATGATTAACATTAGCTAAGGCAAACTCTGCTGCAGCCAACTAATCCAGCAATAGTAAGGTATTCCAAATGAATTGATAACGaaacttcaacaacatttccaGCAGCCCACAAGCATCCATTTattcagaagaagaaaatatatcaaaggaaaaaaaaaaaggtaaaaaaggaaaatacacaTAGAGCAAAGGCATAATATCCTCCATCCTATTCCTACAAAAGAAACTAAAAGGTATCCAACAAGCAAAGGAAAACAAGGTAAGTCACCAATTCGAGTTGAACACTATATACAACAAACCTCACCTCAGCACACaataaattttgacaaaatcCTTAAGCAAAATAGCAACAATGCATACCAATCAAATGGCGAGCCCTTGTTCTTTCGCCTTCCTGAGCCATTTAAGCGTGCTCTCCAATGTCGAGTAAGCAGCAACATCCGTCAAGCTCTTGCTCTCAACAGCATAATCAAAAACCTCATACGCCTCTGCAATTCTCCCGTCCCTACACAGCGCCCTGACAAAAGTCCCATAAGAAGCTGTATCAAGCTTCAGACCGCCAGCCCTGATCACCTGGTAGAACTTGACAGCCTTCTCCACCAGCCTCGCCTTACACAACCCGTGCAGCAGCGTGTTATACGTGCACGCATTCGGACTACACCCCTTGGCCTCCATCTCCCCCAACAAGGCCAGGGCCCCTAGCGCGTCCCCCTTCCTACACAACCCATTCATCAGTGAAGTATAGGTCACCTCATCAGGAAAATAGCCTTTCTCCGCCATCACACGCAGCAACTTCCTCGCCTCGGTCACCCTCCCGGACTTCGACAGCCCGAAGATCAAAGTGTTGTAAGTAACAAGATCAGGCTCCACcccttcctccttcatcttgttATAAACCTCAATCGCCTCACTCCCTCTACTCAACACACAATACCCTTTCATAATGGTGTTGTAAACAAAGCAATCAAGCTTAAACCCTTCCTCGTGAAGCACACTCACCAGCCTCATCGCCTCCCTCAGGTTCAGGTTCTTCCCATTGCATACATTGTCAATGAGGATCGTGTAGGTGACCAGATCAGGCTTGACGTCGAATTTTTCGCGCATTTCGTCGATGAAGGCATAGACGGTGGTTATGGTGCTGGACTTGCAGAGGTGCTTGACGAGGAAGTTGAAGGTGTAGGTGTCCGGGGGGCAGTGTTTGGAGGCGAATTCTTTGATCAATTCGACGGCGTGGTCGAGGCGACCGGCCGAGCAGAGGGACCGGACGGCGACGTCGGCGGTGGCAGTGTCGGGGGTGATCCCGGCGGCCAGCATTAAATTTAGGGTTTGGTGGATTGGGGAGAGTAAATTGGAATTGTTGGAGGCGTGGGACAGGAGGATGTGGAAGGTGGAGCGGTCGGGGGAGAAGGAAGGTAGGGTTTTGGTGATATGGTTGAAGAATTTGATGGAATCGGAAGGGGTGGTGGCGAGTTTGGCGTAGGAGTGGAGGAGGGAGTTGGGGAAGCGGGGGTCGGAGGAAGAGTTGGCGATGGAGTTGAAGAGTTTTTTGGCGTCTTCGAGGTTTGGGGATTTgaagagaggaagagaagaaggttttTGTTGTTGCTTAGAGGGTTTTCGAGGTTGTTGGTGTTTGTTTGGGAAGTGATGGGGTTGGGGACGGAAGAGTGAAGAGGGGTTACGGAGGTTAGGGTTTGCGATTGCGGAGCGGAACGAAGGAGGGATTTTGCCCATGGTGAAGGACCTATTCCAAGTTCTGCTTATGCTGCTACCTCCTCCAGCTGGGGTTTAGGGTTTTtcaacattttcttcttcttctcattttctgcttctaaagGAGAATTGAATTgacttcctttgggatttaggtTAGGTTATTACATTGCAAACTTGaatgattaagtttttttagGGTAAATTTAGTCACCGTAAGACAATCACaagttgatttttgaaaaattatttaaatttaatttttgaatgtgtaaaaattataatgatttattaaatttacGAGATCATCTTATAATTTAGTTGTAATGTTTAAAGatcaatttgataatattaataagtTGTATTTTTTGAGAACCAActtaatattaagttataatatttaataatcaatttttcattaaattaacgACTATATTAATTTCacgtatttttttacatatttaatgaataaatttgaat
This region of Glycine max cultivar Williams 82 chromosome 7, Glycine_max_v4.0, whole genome shotgun sequence genomic DNA includes:
- the LOC100782321 gene encoding pentatricopeptide repeat-containing protein At2g17670, producing MGKIPPSFRSAIANPNLRNPSSLFRPQPHHFPNKHQQPRKPSKQQQKPSSLPLFKSPNLEDAKKLFNSIANSSSDPRFPNSLLHSYAKLATTPSDSIKFFNHITKTLPSFSPDRSTFHILLSHASNNSNLLSPIHQTLNLMLAAGITPDTATADVAVRSLCSAGRLDHAVELIKEFASKHCPPDTYTFNFLVKHLCKSSTITTVYAFIDEMREKFDVKPDLVTYTILIDNVCNGKNLNLREAMRLVSVLHEEGFKLDCFVYNTIMKGYCVLSRGSEAIEVYNKMKEEGVEPDLVTYNTLIFGLSKSGRVTEARKLLRVMAEKGYFPDEVTYTSLMNGLCRKGDALGALALLGEMEAKGCSPNACTYNTLLHGLCKARLVEKAVKFYQVIRAGGLKLDTASYGTFVRALCRDGRIAEAYEVFDYAVESKSLTDVAAYSTLESTLKWLRKAKEQGLAI